The Silene latifolia isolate original U9 population chromosome X, ASM4854445v1, whole genome shotgun sequence genome contains the following window.
ACTACTGAGCCTAGATCATTCCATCTATATTTATCCGGATCGAATACTTCGTCAATTCGGTCGTTGACAGACTGTTCCAGCCATTGAAGCTATTCGTGGGCCAATCTTCGATTTTACTCCTTCTAAGTGCAAGGCTTGGCTCCAGACTTGGAATGGTAGAATTATTTGGCGTATGCTTGACCCACCAGAATCAACATGGGTCTCTCCCTCTTATTTACCATGGGTTATCGAACCATCTTTCGAAATTAGGAGAAAGCTGCGAAAGGACGATGTCGTGGATTGGAATTATCGCCAAGACAATTGCTGAACCAAACTTATTTCAAAGAATTGGTCGTGGTTGTTCCCGAGTCTGGACCTGAGACTTACAAGAATCATATGACTGACACTAAGACTTCAAGTGTTTTTCAAAGGTTGGGCTCGAAGGCCAGTGATGGGCCGACTTTAGCTGAAAGGCTCGGTCCTCGACCAAGTGTGAAGGACAGACTGGGCCCCCGAAGAAAGTGTAATTCATTCACTGAAATGGACAAGAGTGATAATTTGTTAGACGTCTTCTCATCGTGATGGGTCACGTGACCTAGGCTCGGCTTAGTTTAGGTCTTAGCTTGGGTTTATTTTTTACTATATATTATCTCTTATTATCGTTATGTGTTATCCTTTTTGGTTTGTGTGTGATAGGCTTAGCCCGGAATAAAACATTGTAACAAGCTTTGATCGAATTTAAGAATAAATAAAAActattatttattagaaatcccCAATTTCCGAAGTTAAAAATTACATTTTTGTATTACATGTTCCGTGTTTcagttgtactcttttaaagagttgcctacgtatctgttttGCAACAGATTCAAACCGTGTTCGTAGTTCTACCGTAAAATATTATACGCAGTGTCAACAAATGCCAACAACTTATAACTTATTCTCAGTACAAAAAAATTCGAGTATTATTTCATGACATTTGAGAATGAGGCCCTTTTCAAGGATAATACTTCTTCAATTGATCAAAGTTTGTAGGATTCGCAAAATCTTTCCCGTCCAAATCCGTCAGTCCAACGGCACTTCCCGACAAAATATTCTTCACCAAATAAGGGACTGCCCAATTCGGTTTAAATTTACCCCTCGGGTCCACTGGTAACAAAGCACGAACtgatttcaaaaccaaatccccTTCTTTGATTCCTCGAGGTTTCAGCTTATAATTAAAAGCTCTCTCTATCCTCTTCTGATAGATTTCTACGTGGTGTAGTGCATTCATATGTAGCTCATCGAGCATCACTAACGAATCTTATCGGGCTTGGACCCAATCCGCTTCCGGGATCTAACTTACGAGCAATATTCTCAGAGACGGAATTTCTAATTTAACTGGCTCGACTGGCTCCATTCCATAAACCAATTAATTGGGAGTTGCTCCCGTGGCAGTTCTAATTGACGTTCAATACCCCCATAATGGGAAAGGTATCCTGTCAGGCCATTCACGGTATTTATCCGACATATTTTTCAAAATGACAGTAACTGTTTTATTAGCAGCTTCTACCGCACCGTTTGTCTGTATTCGATAGGGTGATGACTTGTGATGCTTTATCTTATACTTCTGAAGTGTAGTTTCGGTTTCAGCATGGCAATGAGTCTTGTGTTCATTGATGAACTCATGTGGTAAACCATATCGGCAAAtaatttcattctgaatgaattTCGCCACTTGCTTCGCTTTGAGTTCTCTATAAGACTTCgcctctacccacttcgtgaaatagtcaattgcaaTAAGGATAAAAACAATATCCTCCCATTCCGAATGGGTTTAATTTTCCATTTATATCGATTCCCCAGGTTGAAAATGGCCAAAGTGATGTCATAGTATATCACATAGAGGGTGGTACATGTTTGATATTTGCGAAAAtatggcaattatggcaatgcctGACATATCTACAAAAATCtttctccatcgtggtccaa
Protein-coding sequences here:
- the LOC141619106 gene encoding uncharacterized protein LOC141619106 — its product is MLASQFNKTDDGQLYKRSVHGVLLRCIDKPTADKWVEAKSYRELKAKQVAKFIQNEIICRYGLPHEFINEHKTHCHAETETTLQKYKIKHHKSSPYRIQTNGAVEAANKTVTVILKNMSDKYREWPDRIPFPLWGY